The following are encoded in a window of Streptomyces griseiscabiei genomic DNA:
- a CDS encoding serine hydrolase domain-containing protein, with product MALTHGTCTDRFAAVREALAASLDDKDVGASVAVYVDGEPVVDLWGGYADAERTTPWERDTITHVWSTTKTMTALCVLMLADRGELDLDAPVATYWPEFAAAGKEDVRVRHVLSHTAGLPRFDAPTTLEDLYDWPTVTARLAAQAPVWKPGTEAGYHAMTQGYLLGEIVRRVTGRSLGTFLAEEVTGPLGADFHIGLAAEHDHRVAPIIAPPTSPDRSGPRPNPVIPDGTANTTAWRRAEIPAANGHGNARSVAAVQSLLACGGAARGVRLLSERGCERIFEEQFDGTDSVLNVPMRYGMGYGINGGLLPNPRTCFWGGWGGSLVVVDLDARMTVTYMMNQMIDGGLGDERGFAILAAAYEGLSA from the coding sequence ATGGCGCTGACTCATGGCACGTGCACGGACCGGTTCGCCGCGGTGCGCGAGGCGCTCGCGGCCTCGCTGGACGACAAGGACGTGGGGGCGTCGGTCGCCGTGTACGTGGACGGTGAGCCGGTGGTCGACCTGTGGGGCGGGTACGCCGACGCGGAGCGCACCACCCCGTGGGAGCGGGACACGATCACCCATGTGTGGTCCACCACCAAGACGATGACGGCGCTGTGCGTGCTGATGCTCGCCGACCGGGGCGAACTGGACCTGGACGCGCCGGTGGCGACGTACTGGCCCGAGTTCGCGGCGGCGGGCAAGGAGGACGTACGGGTGCGGCATGTGCTGTCGCACACGGCCGGTCTGCCCCGTTTCGACGCGCCCACGACGCTGGAGGACCTGTACGACTGGCCGACCGTCACCGCGCGGCTCGCGGCGCAGGCGCCGGTCTGGAAGCCGGGCACCGAGGCCGGCTACCACGCGATGACCCAGGGGTATCTCCTCGGGGAGATCGTCCGCCGGGTCACCGGCCGCAGCCTGGGCACCTTCCTCGCCGAGGAGGTCACCGGGCCGCTGGGCGCGGACTTCCACATCGGGCTCGCCGCCGAGCACGACCACCGGGTCGCGCCGATCATCGCGCCGCCCACCTCCCCGGACCGGAGCGGTCCGCGGCCCAACCCGGTCATCCCGGACGGCACCGCCAACACGACCGCCTGGCGGCGCGCCGAGATCCCGGCCGCGAACGGTCACGGCAACGCCCGCTCGGTCGCCGCCGTCCAGTCGCTGCTGGCCTGCGGCGGCGCGGCGCGCGGTGTACGGCTGCTGTCGGAGCGGGGGTGCGAGCGGATCTTCGAGGAGCAGTTCGACGGCACGGACAGCGTCCTGAACGTCCCGATGCGCTACGGCATGGGCTACGGCATCAACGGCGGCCTACTGCCCAACCCCCGCACCTGTTTCTGGGGCGGCTGGGGCGGCTCGCTCGTCGTGGTCGACCTCGACGCCCGGATGACCGTGACGTACATGATGAACCAGATGATCGACGGGGGCCTCGGCGACGAGCGGGGCTTCGCGATCCTCGCGGCCGCCTACGAGGGTCTGTCGGCCTGA
- a CDS encoding amidohydrolase family protein has product MNVEELVAIDVHTHAEVSSKQGNSSLDDELHDASSAYFKVEGKRKPTLEETAAYYRERKMAAVIFTVDAQSATGTEPVPNEEVAEAAAANADVLIPFASIDPFRGKAGVKQARRLVEEYGVKGFKFHPSVQGFFPNDRAVAYALYEVIEETGTIALFHTGQTGIGAGVPGGGGIRLKYSNPLHVDDVAADFPHLKIILAHPSFPWQDEALAVATHKPGVHIDLSGWSPKYFPPQLVQYANTLLKDKVLFGSDYPVLTPDRWLADFEKLSIKDEVKPKILKENAARLLGLTKP; this is encoded by the coding sequence ATGAACGTCGAGGAACTCGTCGCGATCGACGTCCACACGCACGCGGAGGTGTCCTCGAAGCAGGGCAACTCCTCCCTGGACGACGAACTGCACGACGCCTCCTCCGCGTATTTCAAGGTCGAGGGCAAGCGCAAGCCCACCCTGGAGGAGACGGCCGCCTACTACCGCGAGCGGAAGATGGCCGCCGTGATCTTCACGGTGGACGCCCAGTCCGCGACCGGCACCGAGCCCGTCCCCAACGAGGAGGTCGCCGAGGCGGCCGCCGCCAACGCGGACGTGCTGATCCCCTTCGCCTCCATCGACCCCTTCCGCGGCAAGGCCGGCGTCAAGCAGGCCCGGCGGCTGGTCGAGGAGTACGGGGTCAAGGGCTTCAAGTTCCACCCCAGCGTCCAGGGGTTCTTCCCCAACGACCGCGCGGTGGCGTACGCCCTGTACGAGGTCATCGAGGAGACGGGCACCATCGCCCTCTTCCACACCGGCCAGACCGGCATCGGCGCCGGCGTCCCCGGCGGCGGTGGCATCCGGCTGAAGTACTCCAACCCGCTGCACGTGGACGACGTGGCCGCCGACTTCCCGCACCTCAAGATCATCCTGGCGCACCCGTCCTTCCCCTGGCAGGACGAGGCCCTCGCGGTCGCCACGCACAAGCCGGGCGTCCACATCGACCTCTCCGGCTGGTCGCCGAAGTACTTCCCGCCGCAGCTGGTGCAGTACGCGAACACCCTGCTCAAGGACAAGGTGCTCTTCGGCTCCGACTACCCCGTCCTCACCCCCGACCGCTGGCTCGCCGACTTCGAGAAGCTGTCGATCAAGGACGAGGTGAAGCCGAAGATCCTCAAGGAGAACGCCGCCCGTTTGCTCGGCCTGACGAAACCGTAG
- a CDS encoding SDR family NAD(P)-dependent oxidoreductase, with protein sequence MPSIDLTGKVAVVTGSGRGLGLAYAQALAAAGASVVVNDIDEAVAEAAVKSITEAGGTAVAEVVPVGTTEAADRLVGRAVEEFGRLDILVTNAGILRDKVLWKMSDDDFDAVITTHLKGTFTCARAAAIRMREQGEGGSLILVGSPAGQRGNFGQTNYAAAKAGIAAFARTWAMELGRANITVNAIVPVAATAMTETIPVFAPYVAALREGTPFPDFLRKGEGFGTPEDCAALVPFLASEAARGVTGQAIGIGGDKVALWSHPQEIKTAYANGGWTPEALADVWPTSLGAEPQTVGIPAPKIPEA encoded by the coding sequence GTGCCCAGCATCGATCTCACCGGCAAGGTCGCCGTCGTCACGGGCAGTGGCCGTGGCCTGGGCCTCGCCTACGCACAGGCCCTCGCCGCCGCCGGCGCCTCCGTCGTCGTCAACGACATCGACGAGGCCGTGGCCGAGGCGGCGGTGAAGTCCATCACCGAGGCGGGCGGCACGGCCGTCGCCGAGGTGGTCCCGGTCGGCACGACCGAGGCCGCGGACCGGCTGGTGGGCCGCGCGGTGGAGGAGTTCGGGCGGCTGGACATCCTGGTCACCAACGCGGGCATCCTCCGCGACAAGGTGCTGTGGAAGATGTCCGACGACGACTTCGACGCGGTGATCACCACCCACCTCAAGGGCACCTTCACCTGCGCCCGTGCCGCCGCGATCCGTATGCGCGAGCAGGGCGAGGGCGGCTCCCTGATCCTCGTCGGCTCCCCGGCAGGACAGCGCGGCAACTTCGGCCAGACGAACTACGCCGCCGCCAAGGCCGGCATCGCCGCCTTCGCCCGCACCTGGGCGATGGAACTGGGCCGCGCGAACATCACCGTCAACGCGATCGTGCCGGTCGCCGCCACCGCGATGACCGAGACCATCCCGGTCTTCGCCCCGTACGTCGCGGCCCTGCGCGAGGGCACGCCGTTCCCGGACTTCCTGCGCAAGGGCGAGGGCTTCGGCACGCCCGAGGACTGCGCGGCCCTCGTCCCCTTCCTCGCCTCCGAGGCGGCGCGCGGGGTCACCGGCCAGGCCATCGGCATCGGCGGCGACAAGGTGGCACTCTGGTCGCATCCGCAGGAGATCAAGACGGCGTACGCGAACGGCGGCTGGACCCCCGAGGCCCTCGCCGACGTCTGGCCGACCTCGCTGGGCGCCGAGCCGCAGACCGTGGGCATCCCCGCCCCGAAGATCCCGGAGGCGTGA
- a CDS encoding sulfatase-like hydrolase/transferase translates to MPSRRRLLAGTAAVGATGAAAGCVAHEGRRAGPREVAAPQVSRPSAPVVPAARTPSNRLNFVVVLADDLGHGELGSYGQKLIDTPRLDALAAEGLRFTDAYAAAPVCAPSRCSLLTGLHSGHATVRENPWGPGGQGALTEQDFTFAEALRALGYRTALIGKWGFGPERPNQPSHPNSRGFEQFYGYLTHKHAHEYYPTYLWDNAEKHDIPENRDGARAVYAPDLIEDRALGFVDAHKDEPFLLFLAPTVPHAPSLAPELGAYADEPWTRPNRAHAAQVTGLDTLVGTLVDRLTAHGIDRRTVVLVTSDNGPHEEGGTDPDLFDASGPLRGYKRNLYEGGIRVPLIAWSPQRVPVGTTDRPTPLTDLLPTLADLAGAPAPTDIDGLSAAPLLRPGGAEAARHDQLYFYRNHSGVTPRADRVDGGRARRLAEAVRRGDLKAVRFAPGQDRRVPDDRWQVELYDLARDPGERNDLAAARPAQADALVGLMRSSWVDDYRREPYGVTLHVTRQGGTFLVTASLANGSARPWTAARLALTAPRGWQVRTLGTATADRVRSGGRFTARWEVTPAADADQGRLTARATATHAGAAVTYTAQASAGK, encoded by the coding sequence ATGCCCAGCCGCCGCCGTCTCCTCGCCGGGACCGCCGCCGTCGGCGCGACCGGGGCGGCGGCCGGCTGTGTCGCGCACGAGGGACGCAGGGCCGGGCCCCGCGAGGTCGCCGCCCCGCAGGTGAGCCGGCCGTCCGCGCCGGTGGTCCCCGCCGCCCGCACCCCGTCGAACCGGCTCAACTTCGTGGTCGTCCTCGCCGACGACCTCGGCCACGGGGAACTCGGCTCCTACGGCCAGAAGCTGATCGACACCCCCCGCCTGGACGCCCTGGCCGCCGAGGGACTGCGTTTCACGGACGCCTACGCCGCCGCCCCGGTCTGCGCCCCCTCCCGCTGCTCCCTGCTCACCGGCCTGCACAGCGGCCACGCCACCGTCCGCGAGAACCCCTGGGGTCCGGGCGGCCAAGGGGCGCTCACCGAACAGGACTTCACCTTCGCCGAGGCCCTGCGCGCCCTGGGCTACCGCACCGCGCTCATCGGCAAGTGGGGCTTCGGCCCCGAGCGGCCGAACCAGCCGAGCCACCCCAACTCCCGTGGTTTCGAGCAGTTCTACGGCTATCTCACGCACAAGCACGCCCACGAGTACTACCCGACCTATCTCTGGGACAACGCCGAGAAGCACGACATCCCCGAGAACCGCGACGGCGCCCGTGCGGTCTACGCGCCCGACCTCATCGAGGACCGGGCGCTCGGCTTCGTGGACGCCCACAAGGACGAGCCGTTCCTGCTGTTCCTCGCCCCGACCGTGCCGCACGCCCCGAGCCTCGCCCCGGAGCTGGGCGCGTACGCCGACGAGCCCTGGACCCGGCCGAACAGGGCCCACGCCGCCCAGGTCACCGGCCTGGACACGCTCGTCGGCACCCTCGTCGACCGGCTCACGGCGCACGGCATCGACCGGCGCACCGTCGTCCTCGTCACCAGCGACAACGGCCCGCACGAGGAGGGCGGCACCGACCCCGACCTCTTCGACGCGAGCGGCCCGCTGCGCGGCTACAAGCGCAATCTGTACGAGGGCGGCATCCGTGTCCCCCTCATCGCCTGGTCCCCGCAGCGCGTCCCCGTCGGCACCACCGACCGGCCGACCCCGCTGACCGATCTGCTGCCGACCCTCGCCGACCTCGCGGGCGCGCCCGCCCCGACGGACATCGACGGGCTCTCCGCCGCCCCGCTGCTGCGCCCCGGCGGAGCCGAGGCCGCCCGTCACGACCAGCTGTACTTCTACCGCAACCACAGCGGTGTCACCCCGCGCGCCGACCGGGTCGACGGCGGCCGGGCCCGGCGGCTGGCCGAGGCGGTGCGGCGCGGTGACCTCAAGGCGGTGCGGTTCGCCCCCGGCCAGGACCGGAGGGTGCCCGACGACCGGTGGCAGGTCGAGCTGTACGACCTGGCCCGGGACCCCGGTGAGCGCAACGACCTGGCGGCGGCCCGGCCCGCCCAGGCCGACGCGCTGGTCGGGCTGATGCGGTCCTCCTGGGTGGACGACTACCGGCGTGAGCCCTACGGCGTCACGCTCCACGTCACGCGGCAGGGCGGGACGTTCCTCGTCACCGCGAGCCTCGCCAACGGCTCCGCCCGCCCCTGGACCGCCGCCCGCCTCGCCCTCACCGCGCCCCGCGGCTGGCAGGTCCGGACCCTCGGCACGGCCACCGCGGACCGGGTCCGCTCCGGCGGCCGGTTCACCGCGCGCTGGGAGGTCACCCCGGCCGCCGACGCCGATCAGGGCCGGCTCACCGCCCGGGCCACCGCCACGCACGCGGGCGCCGCGGTGACGTACACGGCACAGGCGTCGGCCGGGAAATAG
- a CDS encoding MarR family winged helix-turn-helix transcriptional regulator, which produces MRGLHADTGYLLYRLGLRSGQLFNSSLQESGLRLRHYALLRFLATSPGALQRELSATLGYDPSAIVGLVDDLEKLGFAERRPSPDDRRSRIIVLTEDGRSFLRDTDEAGQRVSDELVEPLDAAERETLHALLQKIAEAGLG; this is translated from the coding sequence ATGCGCGGGCTGCACGCGGACACCGGCTATCTGCTGTACCGCCTGGGGCTGCGGTCCGGGCAGCTGTTCAACTCCTCCCTCCAGGAGTCGGGCCTCCGGCTGCGCCACTACGCGCTGCTGCGCTTCCTCGCCACCTCCCCGGGCGCGCTCCAGCGCGAGCTGAGCGCCACGCTCGGCTACGACCCGAGCGCGATCGTCGGCCTGGTGGACGACCTGGAGAAGCTGGGCTTCGCCGAGCGGCGGCCCTCCCCCGACGACCGCCGCAGCCGGATCATCGTGCTCACCGAGGACGGCCGGTCCTTCCTCCGCGACACCGACGAGGCCGGACAGCGGGTCTCCGACGAACTGGTGGAGCCTCTCGACGCCGCCGAGCGCGAGACCCTCCATGCGCTGCTGCAGAAGATCGCCGAGGCCGGACTGGGGTGA
- a CDS encoding L,D-transpeptidase, producing MGVPYRAKRSGERERPEGWSRRGLLAALGAVPAVAVLTGCGGGATEAAAQSGGSASAGAGASAETLRATVTVTPADGTKSAAFTEPVEVTVSDGTLAGVTVTAADGTEPAGALDEARTKWTSSRNPYSGTAYTVTAEPDGGDIGTTTFTTASPAATFVGRFTPEADSTSGVGMPVSIDFTEAVTDRAAVQKAITVTAEPAVEVVGHWFSDTRLDFRPETYWAAGTTITLGLRLKDVAGADGVYGTQSKDVTFRIGREQISTVDLATKEMTVVRDGATLATYPVTGGDAEHTTWSGIMVISERFEETRMESSTVGLGDEYDIKDVPHAQRLTTSGTFVHGNYWAAESVFGNANVSHGCVGLHDAKGADDDSVPGYRFYDSSMLGDVVVVRNSGERTVEASNGLNGWNLSWSEWRAGSAL from the coding sequence GTGGGTGTCCCGTACAGAGCGAAGCGGTCCGGAGAGCGGGAGCGGCCGGAGGGGTGGTCGCGACGCGGGCTGCTCGCGGCGCTCGGGGCGGTGCCCGCCGTCGCCGTGCTGACCGGGTGCGGAGGCGGCGCCACGGAGGCCGCCGCGCAGAGCGGCGGCTCGGCGAGCGCGGGCGCGGGCGCGTCGGCCGAAACGCTCCGGGCCACGGTCACCGTCACGCCGGCCGACGGCACGAAGAGCGCCGCCTTCACCGAACCCGTCGAGGTCACGGTCTCCGACGGCACGCTGGCCGGCGTGACGGTCACCGCCGCCGACGGCACCGAGCCGGCGGGGGCGCTCGACGAGGCCCGTACGAAATGGACGTCGTCCCGGAACCCGTACTCGGGCACCGCCTACACCGTCACCGCCGAGCCGGACGGCGGCGACATCGGGACGACGACCTTCACCACCGCCTCCCCCGCCGCCACCTTCGTCGGCCGCTTCACCCCGGAGGCGGACTCCACCTCCGGCGTCGGTATGCCCGTGTCGATCGACTTCACCGAGGCCGTCACCGACAGGGCCGCCGTGCAGAAGGCGATCACCGTGACCGCCGAGCCGGCCGTCGAGGTCGTGGGGCACTGGTTCAGCGACACCCGGCTGGACTTCCGGCCGGAGACGTACTGGGCGGCGGGCACCACGATCACGCTGGGGCTGCGGCTGAAGGACGTGGCCGGCGCGGACGGTGTGTACGGGACGCAGTCCAAGGACGTCACCTTCCGCATCGGCCGCGAACAGATCAGCACGGTCGATCTGGCCACCAAGGAGATGACAGTCGTACGCGACGGGGCGACCCTCGCCACCTACCCCGTGACCGGCGGTGACGCCGAACACACCACCTGGTCCGGGATCATGGTGATCAGCGAGCGGTTCGAGGAGACCCGGATGGAGTCCTCCACGGTCGGTCTCGGCGACGAGTACGACATCAAGGACGTCCCGCACGCCCAACGGCTCACCACCTCCGGCACGTTCGTCCACGGCAACTACTGGGCCGCCGAGTCCGTCTTCGGCAACGCCAACGTCAGCCACGGGTGCGTCGGGCTGCACGACGCGAAGGGCGCGGACGACGACTCGGTGCCCGGGTACCGGTTCTACGACAGTTCGATGCTCGGCGATGTCGTCGTCGTGCGGAACTCGGGCGAACGGACCGTCGAGGCGTCCAACGGCCTCAACGGCTGGAACCTGTCCTGGTCGGAGTGGCGGGCCGGGAGCGCTCTCTGA
- a CDS encoding IclR family transcriptional regulator, whose protein sequence is MPMTTDALPTPGPVPEQTAPGHLPGQTAPGSTPPGAGRSAPDRLLAVLAAFDHDHPALSLTDISRRAGLTLTTAHRLVGALTEWGALERDPSGIYHVGLRLWELAALAPRGLALRQIALPYLEDLYEATHENVQLAVRDGDEVVYIEWLSGRSAVGVHIRVGARWPLHATGVGLALLAHGDPSSQEVYCQGPLASFTPYTIADAPRLRRVLAEVRRTGVAVSSRQVTEDALSVAAPVRGPGGAVVAAVSVVVPQVGAQVPVLTPAVRVAARGISRALGWQPDGPRRGSLIPGRGTSAS, encoded by the coding sequence ATGCCGATGACCACCGACGCGCTGCCGACGCCGGGGCCCGTGCCCGAGCAGACCGCGCCGGGGCACCTGCCCGGGCAGACCGCGCCGGGGAGCACGCCACCGGGCGCCGGGCGCTCCGCGCCCGACCGGTTGCTCGCCGTGCTGGCCGCCTTCGACCACGACCATCCGGCGCTCTCCCTCACCGACATCAGCCGCCGGGCGGGACTCACCCTCACCACGGCCCACCGGCTGGTGGGCGCGCTCACCGAGTGGGGTGCCCTGGAGCGGGACCCGTCCGGGATCTACCACGTCGGGCTGCGGCTGTGGGAGCTGGCGGCGCTGGCCCCGCGCGGCCTGGCCCTGCGGCAGATCGCGCTGCCGTACCTGGAGGACCTGTACGAGGCGACGCACGAGAACGTGCAGCTCGCGGTCCGCGACGGCGACGAGGTGGTCTACATCGAGTGGCTCTCCGGCCGCTCGGCCGTCGGTGTCCACATCCGGGTAGGCGCCCGCTGGCCCCTGCACGCCACGGGCGTCGGCCTGGCGCTCCTCGCGCACGGCGACCCGTCGTCCCAGGAGGTCTACTGCCAGGGGCCGTTGGCCTCCTTCACGCCGTACACCATCGCCGACGCGCCCCGGTTGCGGCGGGTGCTCGCCGAAGTCCGGCGCACGGGTGTGGCGGTGAGCAGCCGTCAGGTCACCGAGGACGCGCTCTCGGTGGCCGCGCCGGTCCGCGGGCCGGGCGGCGCCGTGGTGGCCGCCGTGTCGGTCGTGGTCCCCCAAGTGGGCGCCCAGGTACCGGTGTTGACGCCCGCGGTGCGGGTGGCGGCCCGTGGGATCTCCCGGGCCCTGGGGTGGCAGCCGGACGGGCCCCGGCGGGGGTCGCTGATCCCGGGGCGGGGCACGTCCGCCTCCTGA
- a CDS encoding protein kinase domain-containing protein — protein sequence MPLRDDDPTSVGEYVLEDRLGSGGMGIVYRARSASGRLVALKLVHAQYCDDDEFRSRFRQEIAAARRVSGAFTTPVVDADPEAKRPWMATLYVPGPTLFDLVGEEGPLSTARIRGLALGLVEALRDIHRAGVVHRDLKPANVLMAEDGPRVIDFGISRAGDNLPLTVTGRVIGTPPFMSPEQLRSPRDVTAASDVFSLGSLLVFAASGHSPFKAESPYLAGYQVMFEAPKLHAVPEPLRRLAERCLEKDPAARPDLAELHRLLLELPTSPALSPSHGSARLTTDPAPEPPDRPSDTRPTVTGPTGIRPTATGPTDTGRAHDTTANDGAPSGGTSGGSAPDDTTANDSAADRHRATPARPPVRRRSTGRRLLLAGLGVTLTVTALGAALLGYAGFEDAPAPSGADTGTAVRPRSVSLPAGWRPWRTPLRADSGLPAGYIPVNYNESGCRTDGTALFCAGTGFVVAEVDAARGTMGWRYGTLPQTARPIGVRDGLVYVYTEPDSSRRNLVALDTATGKQRWTRPISGSETAFLYDGGILTLTPDHSEVVAYDTAGDELWRTPEPAGDNCVPTVLGEDPYAVCWTGDDFLDTRPFTLVRLDPEDGTPRELAPMPKKALALGAVDGRPLYLAAETTEEVYQAGYERPYDAFLRVDPVTGKVTRIPLKRALRGAATLVGGVVYFVRTNGSVTAVSAASGKLLWERATDMENLSVPVVSAARGEIYFANRFGRLLALDSDTGSELWRTDALDDPGDTATETPPRVLLVDDAIVATAGTMVFSVNPDEPMSGPTASTGSGD from the coding sequence ATGCCGCTGAGGGACGACGATCCCACCTCCGTCGGTGAGTACGTCCTGGAGGACCGGCTCGGCTCGGGCGGGATGGGCATCGTCTACCGCGCCCGGTCGGCGTCGGGGCGACTGGTCGCGCTGAAGCTGGTGCACGCCCAGTACTGCGACGACGACGAGTTCCGCTCCCGGTTCCGCCAGGAGATCGCGGCGGCGCGCCGGGTGAGCGGGGCCTTCACCACCCCCGTGGTCGACGCCGACCCGGAGGCGAAGCGGCCGTGGATGGCGACGCTGTACGTGCCGGGGCCCACCCTCTTCGATCTGGTGGGCGAGGAGGGGCCGTTGAGCACGGCCCGTATCCGGGGCCTCGCGCTCGGACTCGTCGAGGCGCTGCGGGACATCCACCGGGCGGGGGTCGTGCACCGCGATCTGAAGCCGGCGAACGTACTGATGGCCGAGGACGGGCCGCGGGTCATCGACTTCGGCATCTCGCGCGCCGGTGACAATCTGCCGCTCACCGTGACCGGCCGGGTCATCGGCACGCCCCCGTTCATGTCGCCGGAGCAGCTGCGCTCGCCACGGGACGTCACCGCCGCGTCGGACGTGTTCTCCCTGGGCTCGCTGCTGGTGTTCGCGGCCAGCGGGCACAGCCCGTTCAAGGCGGAGAGCCCCTATCTCGCGGGCTACCAGGTCATGTTCGAGGCACCGAAGCTGCACGCGGTGCCCGAGCCGCTGCGCCGCCTCGCCGAACGCTGCCTGGAGAAGGACCCTGCGGCCCGTCCCGACCTGGCCGAACTCCACCGGCTGCTCCTGGAGTTGCCCACCTCCCCCGCCCTCTCCCCCTCCCACGGATCCGCCCGCCTCACGACCGATCCGGCACCCGAGCCTCCCGACCGGCCGTCGGACACCCGGCCGACAGTCACCGGCCCGACGGGCATCCGGCCGACAGCCACCGGACCCACGGACACCGGGCGCGCCCACGACACCACGGCGAACGACGGGGCGCCCAGCGGCGGAACGTCCGGCGGCTCGGCCCCGGACGACACGACGGCGAACGACAGCGCGGCGGACAGGCACCGCGCGACCCCGGCCCGCCCGCCCGTGCGACGCCGGTCCACCGGACGGCGGTTGCTCCTCGCCGGACTCGGTGTCACCCTCACCGTCACCGCGCTGGGCGCCGCGCTGCTCGGATACGCCGGGTTCGAGGACGCCCCGGCCCCCTCCGGCGCCGACACCGGCACCGCCGTCCGCCCCCGTTCCGTGTCGCTCCCCGCGGGCTGGCGGCCCTGGCGCACACCGCTGCGCGCCGACAGCGGTCTTCCCGCCGGCTACATCCCGGTCAACTACAACGAATCGGGCTGCCGGACGGACGGCACGGCCCTGTTCTGCGCCGGTACGGGCTTCGTCGTCGCCGAGGTGGACGCCGCCCGCGGGACGATGGGATGGCGGTACGGGACCCTGCCCCAGACCGCCCGGCCCATCGGGGTGCGCGACGGCCTGGTCTACGTCTACACGGAGCCCGACAGCAGCCGGCGGAACCTGGTGGCCCTGGACACGGCGACCGGGAAGCAGCGCTGGACCCGGCCCATCAGCGGAAGCGAGACCGCGTTCCTCTACGACGGCGGCATCCTCACGCTCACGCCCGACCACTCGGAGGTGGTCGCCTACGACACGGCCGGTGACGAGCTGTGGCGGACGCCGGAGCCCGCCGGAGACAACTGCGTTCCCACGGTGCTCGGCGAGGACCCCTACGCCGTGTGCTGGACGGGAGACGACTTCCTCGACACCCGGCCGTTCACGCTCGTGCGGCTCGATCCGGAGGACGGCACCCCGCGGGAACTCGCCCCGATGCCCAAGAAGGCACTGGCGCTGGGCGCCGTGGACGGACGGCCGCTGTACCTCGCGGCGGAGACCACCGAGGAGGTCTACCAGGCCGGGTACGAGCGGCCGTACGACGCGTTCCTGCGGGTGGACCCGGTCACCGGCAAGGTGACCCGGATCCCGCTGAAGCGGGCGCTGCGCGGCGCGGCGACGCTGGTCGGCGGGGTGGTGTACTTCGTGCGGACCAACGGCTCGGTCACCGCCGTGTCGGCGGCGAGCGGCAAGCTGCTGTGGGAGCGCGCCACCGACATGGAGAACCTGTCCGTCCCGGTGGTGTCGGCGGCCCGCGGCGAGATCTACTTCGCCAACCGCTTCGGCAGGCTGCTGGCCCTGGACAGCGACACGGGCTCCGAGCTGTGGCGGACGGACGCGCTCGACGACCCCGGGGACACGGCGACCGAGACGCCGCCCCGCGTGCTGCTCGTGGACGACGCGATCGTGGCGACCGCCGGCACCATGGTGTTCTCCGTGAACCCGGACGAGCCGATGTCCGGCCCGACCGCGTCCACGGGCTCCGGGGACTGA